A window of the Pseudomonas fluorescens genome harbors these coding sequences:
- the ggt gene encoding gamma-glutamyltransferase: MFPALPLNRFRLPALTLIVSAIALTACNAPPSSTLPLAPEAASGYRTGLQASHAEKHMAAAANPLAAEAGREMLRQGGSAIDAAIAMQAVLTLVEPQSSGIGGGAMIVLWDGKQVRTYDGRETAPAGATEKLFLQADGKPMPFPQAQIGGRSVGTPGVMRALELAHKKHGRLPWATLFEPAIKLAEQGFAISPRLHSLLESDPVIRRSPDMARYFLNSDGSVKAVGTRLQNPALAAVLKRIANEGADALYKGPIAEEIVAKVQGHANPGSLSLNDLQHYQAKERAPLCTDYKRWQVCGMPPPSSGGIAVAQILGTLQALETRDPRLSLTPLKPVKTDNPAGIEPAPQAVHLIAEAERLAYADRAQYVADTDFVPVPVKGLVDPGYLASRASLIGERSMGSAKPGTPPGVQVAYAPDRSPLRISTSQVVAVDDFGGAVSMTTTIEAAFGSHLMVQGFLLNNQLTDFSFIPEENGQKVANRVEPGKRPRSSMAPTLIFDRNSGEFVATVGSPGGSQIIEYVAKTTVGLLDWNLDPQSAISLPNFGSRNGPTELEQGQFSSTLIQALKDKGHAVSEIDMTSGTQAIVRVKDAQGKTTLSGGADPRREGVALGD; encoded by the coding sequence GTGTTTCCAGCCCTGCCCCTGAACCGGTTTCGCCTGCCAGCCCTGACGCTGATCGTCAGCGCCATCGCCCTCACGGCCTGCAACGCACCGCCCTCCTCGACCCTGCCGCTGGCACCGGAAGCCGCCTCCGGTTACCGCACCGGCCTGCAAGCCAGCCACGCCGAGAAACACATGGCCGCGGCTGCCAATCCGCTGGCCGCCGAGGCCGGACGCGAGATGTTGCGTCAGGGTGGTTCCGCCATCGATGCCGCCATCGCGATGCAAGCCGTATTGACCCTGGTCGAACCGCAATCCTCCGGGATCGGTGGAGGCGCGATGATCGTGCTGTGGGATGGCAAGCAGGTGCGCACCTACGACGGTCGCGAAACCGCACCGGCCGGTGCAACCGAAAAACTGTTTCTACAGGCCGACGGCAAACCGATGCCGTTCCCGCAGGCACAGATCGGCGGACGCTCCGTAGGCACACCGGGCGTGATGCGTGCATTGGAACTGGCGCACAAAAAGCACGGCCGCTTGCCGTGGGCAACATTGTTCGAGCCGGCGATCAAACTGGCCGAGCAGGGTTTTGCGATCTCCCCGCGCCTGCATTCGCTGCTGGAATCCGACCCGGTGATTCGCCGCTCGCCGGACATGGCCAGGTACTTTCTGAACAGCGATGGCAGCGTCAAAGCCGTCGGCACGCGACTGCAAAACCCGGCGCTGGCCGCCGTTCTCAAACGCATCGCCAACGAAGGTGCGGACGCACTGTACAAAGGCCCGATCGCCGAAGAGATCGTGGCCAAGGTTCAGGGCCACGCCAACCCCGGCAGCCTGTCGCTGAACGACCTTCAGCACTATCAGGCCAAGGAGCGCGCGCCACTGTGCACCGACTACAAGCGCTGGCAGGTTTGCGGGATGCCGCCGCCATCATCGGGCGGGATTGCGGTGGCGCAGATTCTCGGCACCTTGCAGGCGCTGGAAACCCGCGATCCGCGTCTGTCTCTGACGCCGCTCAAGCCAGTGAAAACCGATAACCCCGCCGGCATCGAACCTGCGCCGCAAGCCGTGCACCTGATCGCCGAAGCCGAGCGCCTGGCCTACGCCGACCGCGCGCAATACGTAGCCGATACCGACTTCGTGCCGGTGCCGGTCAAAGGTTTGGTCGATCCGGGTTACCTGGCCAGCCGCGCCAGCCTGATCGGCGAACGTAGCATGGGCAGTGCCAAACCCGGCACACCGCCGGGCGTGCAGGTCGCCTACGCACCGGATCGCTCGCCGCTGCGCATTTCCACCTCGCAAGTAGTGGCGGTCGATGACTTCGGTGGCGCCGTGTCGATGACCACCACCATCGAAGCAGCGTTCGGCTCGCACCTGATGGTTCAGGGTTTCCTGCTCAACAACCAGTTGACCGACTTCTCGTTCATCCCCGAAGAGAACGGCCAGAAAGTCGCCAACCGCGTGGAGCCCGGCAAACGCCCGCGCTCATCGATGGCGCCGACCCTGATCTTCGACCGCAACAGCGGCGAGTTCGTCGCCACCGTCGGCTCTCCCGGCGGCTCGCAGATCATCGAGTACGTGGCCAAAACCACCGTCGGCCTGCTCGACTGGAACCTCGATCCGCAAAGCGCCATCAGCCTGCCCAACTTCGGCAGCCGCAACGGCCCCACTGAACTGGAACAGGGCCAATTCAGCTCGACACTGATACAGGCACTCAAGGACAAGGGCCACGCTGTGAGCGAAATCGACATGACCAGTGGCACCCAGGCCATCGTGCGGGTCAAGGATGCTCAGGGGAAGACAACGCTGTCAGGTGGAGCGGATCCTCGGCGTGAAGGGGTAGCGTTGGGGGATTGA
- a CDS encoding helix-turn-helix domain-containing protein — MNIRPIHTEEDYRAALKDVSALFENEPEPGTPEGDYFDIMITLIEAYEARHFPLDLPNPIDAIRFRMEQSGLSAADLAPAIGRTNRVYEVLNGKRALTLPMIWKLHELFGIPAESLIKPMKSV; from the coding sequence ATGAACATACGTCCGATTCATACCGAAGAAGACTACCGTGCGGCGCTCAAAGACGTGTCCGCTCTTTTCGAGAATGAGCCAGAGCCCGGTACGCCTGAAGGTGATTACTTCGACATCATGATCACCCTTATCGAGGCCTATGAGGCCAGACACTTCCCACTCGACCTGCCCAACCCGATTGACGCCATAAGGTTTCGGATGGAGCAGTCCGGGCTGTCGGCAGCCGATCTCGCTCCTGCAATTGGCCGGACAAACCGCGTTTATGAGGTTCTGAATGGCAAACGCGCGCTGACGCTTCCCATGATCTGGAAGCTTCACGAGTTGTTCGGTATTCCGGCAGAAAGTCTGATCAAACCCATGAAATCGGTCTGA
- a CDS encoding flavin reductase family protein, producing the protein MSESFRRPVPLNKAYRLLNHGPTVLVSAAHDGQRNIMAAAWAMPLDFEPPKVAVVLDKSTWTRQLLEASGTFVLNVPCLNQADIVQTVGSTSGLEINRDQGQDKFQAYGLPTFAGEQVDAPMLDGCVAWLECRLLPEPRNHEQYDLFLAEVIAAQADSRVFSDGRWHFEGHDGLRTLHHVAGGHFLTIGNPVDGKTLSV; encoded by the coding sequence ATGAGCGAGTCCTTCCGTCGCCCGGTTCCCCTGAACAAAGCCTATCGCCTGCTCAATCACGGACCGACCGTGCTGGTCAGCGCCGCCCATGACGGGCAGCGCAACATCATGGCGGCTGCGTGGGCCATGCCGCTGGATTTCGAACCGCCGAAAGTAGCGGTGGTCCTCGATAAGTCCACCTGGACCCGGCAACTGCTCGAGGCCTCGGGCACCTTCGTTCTCAACGTGCCGTGCTTGAATCAGGCTGACATCGTGCAGACCGTCGGCTCGACCTCGGGCCTAGAAATCAATCGGGATCAAGGTCAGGACAAATTTCAGGCTTATGGCCTGCCGACCTTCGCCGGTGAGCAGGTTGATGCGCCAATGCTCGACGGTTGTGTCGCCTGGCTCGAGTGCCGGTTGCTGCCGGAGCCGCGCAATCACGAACAGTACGATCTGTTCCTGGCCGAGGTGATCGCGGCGCAGGCTGATTCGCGGGTGTTCAGCGATGGGCGCTGGCACTTCGAAGGGCATGACGGCTTGCGCACGCTGCACCACGTGGCCGGTGGGCATTTCCTGACGATTGGCAATCCGGTGGATGGCAAGACCCTTTCGGTTTGA
- a CDS encoding methyl-accepting chemotaxis protein encodes MRDLSKHMQTAGEGIEALNEQSQVIGTIVKTISGIAEQTNLLALNAAIEAARAGEQGRGFAVVADEVRQLASRTSQATEEIVGVVRQNQDMARNAVALMTDGKQQAEQGLALAAEAGTVIVEIQDGAQKVVDAVGQFANQLSS; translated from the coding sequence ATGCGCGATCTGTCGAAGCACATGCAGACCGCCGGCGAAGGCATCGAGGCGCTGAACGAGCAATCCCAGGTGATCGGCACCATCGTCAAGACCATCAGCGGCATTGCCGAGCAGACCAACCTGCTGGCGCTGAACGCCGCCATCGAAGCCGCTCGCGCCGGTGAACAGGGCCGAGGCTTTGCCGTGGTGGCCGACGAAGTGCGGCAACTGGCTTCGCGCACCAGTCAGGCGACCGAAGAAATCGTCGGTGTGGTGCGCCAGAATCAGGACATGGCGCGCAACGCCGTGGCCCTGATGACCGACGGCAAGCAACAGGCCGAACAAGGGCTGGCGCTGGCGGCGGAGGCGGGTACGGTGATCGTCGAGATCCAGGACGGCGCGCAGAAAGTGGTGGATGCAGTCGGCCAGTTCGCCAACCAGCTATCCAGCTGA
- a CDS encoding MFS transporter: MTAHSTARPAPFSRSDYKTLGLAALGGALEIYDFIIFVFFALTLSQLFFPPEMPEWLRLLQSFGIFVTGYLARPLGGILMAHFADRLGRKKVFSLSILMMALPCLLIGIMPTYAQIGYFAPLLLLALRILQGAAVGGEVPSAWVFVAEHAPAGHRGYALGFLQAGLTFGYLIGALTATFLAQVFTPAEVLDYAWRYPFLLGGVFGVIGVWLRRWLSETPVFMAMEAQREARVELPLRTVLRDHRLAMLPAMLLTCVLTSAVVVFVVITPTMMQKTFGMTAGHTFALSALGIVFLNIGCVIAGRLVDRIGAWRTVMLYSLLLPLGIGLLYACLISGGDWVGLAYAIAGLCCGVVGAVPSVMVSLFPARIRVSGISFTYNIAYAAWASVTPLLLIGLMPWSPWICVMFCAVMGAVGVVTAAYFGSRMPRAEQCPVAGTA; encoded by the coding sequence ATGACTGCCCATTCCACTGCCCGACCGGCGCCGTTCAGCCGTTCCGACTACAAGACCCTCGGCCTTGCGGCCCTGGGCGGGGCGCTGGAGATCTACGATTTCATTATTTTCGTGTTCTTCGCCCTGACCCTCAGCCAGCTGTTCTTCCCGCCGGAAATGCCCGAGTGGCTGCGCCTGCTGCAAAGTTTCGGGATCTTTGTCACCGGCTATCTGGCGCGCCCGCTGGGCGGAATCCTGATGGCGCATTTCGCCGACCGGTTGGGGCGCAAGAAGGTCTTCAGCCTGAGCATCCTGATGATGGCGCTGCCGTGTCTGCTGATCGGGATCATGCCGACTTATGCACAGATCGGCTATTTCGCACCGCTGTTGCTGCTGGCGCTGCGCATCCTGCAAGGCGCGGCGGTGGGTGGTGAAGTGCCGAGCGCCTGGGTGTTCGTGGCCGAGCACGCGCCGGCCGGCCATCGCGGTTATGCCCTGGGCTTTCTGCAGGCCGGCCTGACCTTCGGTTATCTGATCGGCGCATTGACCGCGACTTTTCTGGCGCAGGTGTTCACTCCGGCCGAAGTGCTGGATTACGCGTGGCGTTATCCGTTCCTGCTCGGTGGTGTGTTCGGCGTGATCGGCGTCTGGTTGCGCCGCTGGTTGAGCGAAACCCCGGTGTTCATGGCCATGGAGGCGCAGCGCGAAGCGCGGGTCGAACTGCCGCTGCGTACCGTGCTGCGCGATCATCGGCTGGCCATGTTGCCGGCGATGCTCCTGACCTGCGTGCTGACCTCGGCGGTGGTGGTGTTCGTGGTCATCACCCCGACCATGATGCAAAAAACCTTCGGCATGACTGCCGGCCACACCTTCGCGTTGAGCGCGTTGGGCATCGTTTTCTTGAACATCGGCTGCGTGATCGCCGGCCGGCTGGTCGATCGCATCGGCGCCTGGCGCACGGTCATGCTCTACAGCCTGCTGCTGCCGCTGGGCATCGGTCTGCTTTACGCCTGTCTGATCAGCGGCGGGGATTGGGTCGGTCTGGCCTACGCCATCGCCGGGTTGTGCTGTGGCGTGGTCGGTGCGGTGCCGTCGGTGATGGTCAGCCTGTTCCCGGCGCGAATCCGCGTTTCCGGGATCTCCTTCACCTACAACATTGCCTACGCCGCCTGGGCCAGTGTCACACCGTTGCTATTGATCGGTCTGATGCCGTGGAGTCCGTGGATCTGCGTAATGTTCTGCGCGGTGATGGGCGCGGTGGGCGTCGTCACTGCGGCGTATTTCGGCTCGCGCATGCCGCGTGCAGAACAGTGTCCGGTGGCCGGCACCGCCTGA
- a CDS encoding short-chain fatty acid transporter, producing the protein MAVDIEDSRSARFALRCSSFAERWFPDSWVFAALAVIIVALATLAMGAKPTDAAMAFGDGFWSLIPFTMQMAFVVIGGYVVASSPPAVKLIDRLARIPKNGRSAVAWVALISMVASLLNWGLSLVFGGLLVRALARRTDLKMDYRAAGAAAYLGLGAVWALGLSSSAAQLQANPASLPPSILSITGVIPFTQTIFLWQSGVMLLALIVISIIIAYATAPGPNSARDAKACGIDPAFNLPPLQPRTRPGEWLEHSPLLIILLVLLAAGWLFHEFSTKPAITAISGLNTYNFLFIMLGALLHWRPRSFLDAVSRAVPTTTGVLIQFPLYGSIAALMTTVKGTDAQTLAHHISTFFVSIASHDTYALLMGVYSAILGFFIPSGGGKWIIEAPYVMQVANDLNYHLGWAVQIYNAAEALPNLINPFYMLPLLGVLGLKARDLIGFSFVQLLVHTPLVLVLLWALGTTLSYLPPVMP; encoded by the coding sequence GTGGCCGTTGATATCGAAGATAGCCGCTCTGCGCGCTTTGCCTTGCGCTGTTCAAGTTTCGCCGAACGCTGGTTTCCCGACTCCTGGGTATTCGCTGCGCTGGCGGTAATCATCGTCGCGCTGGCGACCCTGGCCATGGGCGCCAAACCCACCGACGCCGCCATGGCCTTCGGGGACGGATTCTGGAGCCTGATCCCGTTCACCATGCAGATGGCCTTCGTGGTGATCGGTGGTTATGTCGTGGCCAGTTCGCCGCCCGCCGTGAAACTGATCGATCGCCTGGCGCGGATCCCGAAGAACGGCCGCTCGGCCGTGGCCTGGGTCGCGCTGATCTCGATGGTTGCGTCCTTGCTCAACTGGGGCCTGTCGCTGGTGTTCGGCGGTCTGCTGGTCCGCGCCCTCGCCCGCCGCACCGATCTGAAAATGGACTACCGCGCCGCTGGTGCCGCCGCCTACCTTGGCCTCGGCGCCGTGTGGGCGCTGGGCCTGTCGTCGTCCGCCGCGCAGTTGCAGGCCAACCCGGCCAGCCTGCCGCCGTCGATTCTGTCGATCACCGGGGTGATTCCGTTCACTCAGACGATTTTCCTTTGGCAGTCGGGAGTCATGCTGCTGGCGCTGATCGTGATTTCGATCATCATCGCCTACGCCACTGCACCCGGCCCGAACTCGGCGCGTGACGCCAAGGCCTGCGGCATCGACCCGGCCTTCAACCTGCCGCCGCTGCAACCGCGCACCCGCCCTGGCGAATGGCTGGAACACAGCCCGCTGCTGATCATCCTGCTGGTGCTGCTGGCGGCCGGATGGCTGTTCCACGAGTTCTCGACCAAACCTGCGATCACCGCGATTTCCGGGCTCAACACCTACAACTTCCTGTTCATCATGCTCGGCGCGCTGCTGCACTGGCGTCCGCGCAGTTTTCTCGATGCGGTGTCGCGCGCCGTGCCGACCACCACCGGGGTGCTGATCCAGTTCCCGCTGTATGGCTCGATTGCCGCGCTGATGACCACGGTCAAGGGCACCGATGCCCAGACCCTGGCCCATCACATCTCGACGTTCTTCGTCAGCATCGCTTCCCATGACACCTATGCGCTGTTGATGGGTGTGTACTCGGCGATTCTCGGTTTCTTCATTCCGTCCGGTGGCGGCAAGTGGATCATCGAGGCGCCGTATGTGATGCAGGTGGCCAACGATCTCAACTATCACCTCGGTTGGGCGGTGCAGATCTACAACGCCGCCGAAGCCCTGCCGAACCTGATCAACCCGTTCTACATGCTGCCGCTGCTGGGCGTGCTGGGGCTGAAGGCGCGGGATCTGATCGGTTTCTCATTCGTGCAATTGCTGGTGCATACGCCGTTGGTGCTGGTGCTGCTGTGGGCGCTGGGCACAACGCTGTCGTATCTGCCGCCCGTCATGCCTTAA
- a CDS encoding molecular chaperone HscC yields MIVGIDLGTTNSLVAVWRGDATELVPNALGQFLTPSVVGLDDQGRILVGQAARERLHTHPRLTASLFKRHMGSATEVYLGDKKFRPEELSALVLKSLKEDVERTYGQTVTEAVISVPAYFSDAQRKATRIAGELAGLKVEKLINEPTAAALAYGLHQRDKETSFLVFDLGGGTFDVSILELFEGVMEVRASAGDNFLGGEDFDNVLLEHFIDQHRNVSDFPERSTILQPLRREAERVRRALGQDASAEFRLQVGEKQWIQTITQAQMATLYMPLLERLRAPIERALRDARIRVSDLDEILLVGGTTRMPLVRKLAAGLFGRFPSISLDPDQVVAQGAAIQAALKARSAALEEVVLTDVCSYTLGIETSTQVGRQYESGHYLPIIERNSIVPVSRVKTVQTLHDNQEQVVVKIFQGESRLVKDNVALGQLDIKVPKRKAGEVELDVRFTYDNNGLLEAQVSIPLTGQQHSLVIENNPGVLTPEEIQQRLQALAQLKIHPREQQVNTLLSARLERLYQESLGDLRDQIGYWAKQFQQALDSQDERQIRETRTELSKQLSALDRNPWQ; encoded by the coding sequence ATGATCGTCGGGATTGACCTGGGAACCACCAACAGCCTTGTTGCCGTATGGCGCGGCGATGCCACTGAGTTGGTGCCCAATGCCCTGGGGCAGTTCCTGACACCCAGCGTGGTGGGCCTGGACGATCAGGGCCGGATTCTGGTCGGGCAAGCTGCCCGTGAGCGCCTGCACACCCATCCGCGCCTGACCGCATCGCTGTTCAAGCGCCATATGGGCAGTGCGACAGAGGTCTACCTCGGGGATAAAAAATTCCGCCCCGAAGAGCTCTCGGCGCTGGTGCTCAAGAGCCTGAAAGAAGACGTCGAACGCACCTATGGCCAGACCGTCACGGAAGCCGTGATCAGCGTTCCGGCCTATTTCAGCGACGCCCAGCGCAAGGCCACGCGCATCGCTGGTGAACTGGCGGGCCTGAAAGTCGAAAAGCTGATCAACGAACCCACCGCCGCCGCACTCGCCTACGGGCTGCACCAACGGGACAAGGAAACTTCGTTCCTGGTGTTCGACCTGGGCGGCGGTACGTTCGACGTGTCGATTCTCGAACTCTTCGAAGGAGTCATGGAAGTGCGCGCCAGCGCCGGTGACAACTTCCTCGGCGGCGAAGATTTCGACAACGTACTGCTCGAGCACTTTATCGATCAGCATCGCAACGTGTCGGACTTCCCCGAGCGCTCCACCATCCTCCAGCCGCTGCGCCGCGAAGCCGAGCGTGTCCGCCGAGCGCTGGGCCAGGACGCCAGCGCCGAATTCAGATTGCAGGTCGGCGAAAAGCAATGGATTCAGACCATCACTCAGGCGCAGATGGCGACGTTGTACATGCCGTTGCTCGAACGCCTGCGCGCGCCGATCGAACGGGCCCTGCGCGACGCACGCATCCGCGTCAGCGACCTCGATGAAATCCTGCTGGTCGGCGGCACCACGCGCATGCCACTGGTGCGCAAACTTGCTGCCGGACTGTTCGGCCGCTTCCCGTCGATCAGCCTCGATCCGGATCAGGTCGTGGCTCAGGGCGCCGCAATTCAGGCGGCGCTCAAGGCCCGTTCGGCCGCGCTGGAAGAAGTGGTGCTGACCGATGTCTGCTCCTACACCTTGGGGATCGAGACCTCCACCCAGGTCGGTCGCCAGTATGAAAGCGGTCACTACCTGCCGATCATCGAACGCAACAGCATCGTCCCGGTCAGCCGGGTGAAAACCGTGCAGACCCTTCACGACAACCAGGAACAGGTCGTCGTGAAAATCTTTCAGGGCGAAAGCCGCCTGGTCAAAGACAACGTGGCGCTCGGCCAACTGGACATCAAGGTGCCCAAGCGCAAGGCCGGCGAAGTCGAGCTGGATGTGCGCTTCACCTACGACAACAACGGCTTGCTCGAAGCCCAGGTCAGCATTCCCCTGACCGGTCAGCAACATTCGCTGGTCATCGAAAACAACCCCGGCGTGCTGACGCCTGAGGAAATCCAGCAGCGTCTGCAAGCTTTGGCGCAACTGAAGATCCATCCGCGCGAGCAACAAGTGAACACCCTGCTCAGTGCGCGGCTGGAACGTCTGTATCAGGAAAGCCTGGGCGACCTGCGCGATCAGATCGGCTATTGGGCCAAGCAATTCCAGCAGGCGCTGGATTCCCAGGACGAGCGGCAGATCCGTGAAACCCGTACCGAACTGAGCAAGCAGTTGAGCGCCCTCGACCGTAACCCTTGGCAGTAA
- a CDS encoding J domain-containing protein: MECWSVLQLPEDAGLRDIKRSYARLLKVFRPDEDAAGFQRLREAYEHALSIAQWRLENEETEEHGDVMLAPGIAALAVQEQSMAQPLQKTGTDAWDYPAAPFEPVTPAAPEAPLESPVLRVQPLNPEPFNLEPVEPTADPAVEAASQLLDGLSDTNLEQRWEQARQQDCAQAFQALLLTLCFDQPALRLSIARWAVQHLGWLGPWQEIVIGDGQRSILANELLMDYRQSLETLLASQNEREFLSLLKTYTAQPWLQVFDRREHWQQIILQLLLDTEWSVPLFDRVSQLFGWDDTKGIHPQPDWLWQSLIERCNQESLYDNLCARAEDQRNGSPDALAARMLISPMKPRQQKDMTDRFIPADWQACQQLSETLKWRFPDLLARLPYADVFYWRRFLPRYIAAETWLRSWAAIALALWLFYLPAEHKTTAMSIVIPLAFACVPVWFFRIGLSYWFLISAHLIVQDLWLTERIIPRRWNPDTRWLVLRHGVPQAVMILLFSVMLGGLGAFTYIGVILIGLWHKRRIGTLDPEFSDKHPWLTALHWAHFSPLQLLFLVVMTGVILASQLGYSLKHLFPG; this comes from the coding sequence ATGGAATGCTGGTCTGTCCTGCAACTGCCCGAAGACGCCGGGCTGCGTGATATCAAGCGCAGTTACGCGCGCCTGTTGAAAGTCTTTCGGCCCGATGAAGATGCCGCAGGCTTCCAGCGCCTGCGCGAGGCCTATGAGCACGCACTGTCGATTGCCCAATGGCGCCTTGAAAACGAGGAGACCGAAGAGCACGGCGACGTCATGCTGGCCCCGGGGATCGCCGCGCTGGCGGTACAAGAGCAGTCCATGGCTCAGCCGCTGCAGAAGACCGGGACTGATGCATGGGATTACCCTGCGGCGCCATTCGAACCGGTGACCCCGGCCGCGCCCGAAGCACCGCTCGAGTCGCCAGTCTTGCGGGTACAGCCCCTGAATCCGGAGCCTTTTAACCTGGAGCCCGTGGAGCCAACCGCCGACCCGGCTGTTGAAGCCGCATCGCAATTACTGGACGGCCTCTCGGACACCAATCTGGAGCAGCGCTGGGAGCAGGCGCGCCAACAGGATTGCGCGCAAGCGTTCCAGGCGCTGTTGTTGACGTTGTGCTTCGATCAGCCCGCCCTGCGCCTTTCGATTGCCCGTTGGGCGGTGCAGCACCTCGGCTGGCTGGGCCCATGGCAGGAGATCGTCATCGGCGACGGACAGCGCAGCATTCTCGCCAACGAGTTGCTGATGGATTACCGGCAATCGCTGGAAACGCTGCTCGCATCGCAAAACGAGCGCGAGTTTCTCTCGCTGCTCAAGACTTACACGGCCCAACCCTGGCTCCAGGTGTTCGACCGTCGGGAACACTGGCAGCAGATCATCCTGCAACTGCTGCTGGACACGGAATGGAGCGTGCCGCTGTTCGACCGTGTGTCCCAACTGTTCGGCTGGGACGACACCAAGGGCATTCATCCGCAACCGGACTGGCTCTGGCAATCACTGATCGAACGCTGCAACCAGGAAAGCCTCTACGACAACCTGTGCGCCCGGGCCGAAGATCAGCGCAACGGGTCGCCCGACGCTCTGGCTGCGCGGATGCTGATCAGTCCGATGAAGCCACGGCAACAGAAAGACATGACCGACCGGTTCATTCCGGCTGACTGGCAGGCCTGCCAGCAGTTGTCGGAAACCCTCAAGTGGCGCTTCCCCGACCTGCTCGCCCGTTTGCCGTACGCCGACGTTTTCTACTGGCGACGGTTTCTGCCGCGCTACATCGCCGCCGAAACCTGGTTGCGTTCATGGGCCGCAATTGCGCTGGCGCTGTGGCTGTTTTATCTGCCCGCCGAGCACAAGACCACGGCAATGAGCATCGTCATTCCCCTGGCCTTCGCCTGCGTCCCTGTCTGGTTTTTCCGGATCGGCTTGAGTTATTGGTTTCTGATCAGCGCCCATTTGATCGTTCAGGATCTGTGGCTGACCGAAAGGATCATTCCACGCCGATGGAACCCTGATACCCGCTGGCTCGTGCTGCGCCATGGCGTACCGCAAGCCGTCATGATCCTGCTGTTCTCGGTCATGCTCGGTGGGCTGGGAGCCTTCACCTATATCGGGGTGATCCTGATCGGGCTCTGGCACAAACGGCGCATCGGAACGCTCGACCCGGAGTTCAGCGATAAACACCCTTGGCTGACCGCACTGCACTGGGCGCATTTCAGCCCGTTGCAGCTGCTGTTTCTGGTGGTCATGACCGGGGTGATTCTTGCCAGTCAGCTTGGTTATTCGCTGAAACACCTGTTCCCCGGCTAG
- a CDS encoding lysine methyltransferase, which yields MNTYALPGKPARDTEGIYPSAGLPVRMGFPSKQDFEIVHDPEGVPTAVIACRAFLRITRMCRISGQLLPYRCRQTRQLLAGIHLYDPRFCGAFEHCCDPNTFLDMSELWVWALRDIVEGERLTVDYTATEDKLLRQFACGCGSSRCRGWITGYDETPNLEGQRYLLSWRRRQGLR from the coding sequence ATGAACACTTACGCATTACCGGGTAAACCGGCACGCGATACCGAGGGCATTTATCCGTCTGCCGGACTTCCCGTGCGCATGGGATTTCCGTCGAAACAGGATTTCGAGATTGTTCACGATCCAGAGGGCGTGCCCACCGCAGTCATAGCGTGCCGGGCATTCCTGCGAATCACCCGAATGTGCCGGATTTCAGGCCAGTTGCTGCCCTATCGCTGCCGGCAGACCCGGCAATTGCTGGCCGGTATCCATCTTTACGATCCGCGCTTTTGCGGCGCGTTCGAGCACTGTTGCGACCCGAACACCTTTCTCGACATGAGCGAGTTATGGGTGTGGGCCCTGCGCGATATTGTCGAGGGAGAACGGCTGACGGTGGACTACACCGCCACCGAAGACAAACTGCTGCGGCAGTTCGCCTGCGGTTGCGGGTCCTCGCGCTGCCGGGGGTGGATCACCGGTTACGACGAAACACCCAATCTTGAAGGCCAGCGCTATCTGCTGAGCTGGCGGCGTCGGCAAGGTTTACGCTGA
- the can gene encoding carbonate dehydratase → MHDLQDLIDNNERWADAITKEDPDFFAKLARQQTPEYLWIGCSDARVPANEIVGMLPGDLFVHRNVANVVLHTDLNCLSVIQYAVDVLKVKHILVTGHYGCGGVRASMQDRQFGLIDGWLRSIRDLYYEKREELAKLPTEEEQVDRLCELNVIQQVANVAHTSIIQNAWHRGQSLSIHGCIYGIKDGRWKSLNTTISGFEQLPPQYRLRPVGAP, encoded by the coding sequence ATGCATGACTTACAAGACCTGATTGATAACAACGAGCGTTGGGCTGACGCGATCACCAAGGAAGACCCGGATTTCTTTGCCAAACTGGCCCGCCAGCAGACGCCGGAATATTTGTGGATCGGCTGCTCCGACGCACGGGTGCCGGCCAATGAAATCGTCGGCATGCTGCCGGGCGATCTGTTCGTTCACCGCAACGTTGCCAACGTGGTGCTGCATACCGACCTCAACTGTTTGTCGGTGATCCAGTACGCGGTGGACGTGCTCAAGGTCAAACACATCCTGGTGACCGGGCACTACGGCTGCGGCGGTGTGCGGGCGTCGATGCAGGATCGCCAGTTCGGCCTGATCGACGGCTGGCTGCGCTCGATCCGCGATCTGTACTACGAGAAGCGCGAAGAGCTGGCCAAACTGCCGACCGAAGAAGAACAGGTCGATCGTTTGTGCGAGCTCAACGTGATCCAGCAAGTGGCCAACGTCGCCCACACCAGCATCATCCAGAACGCCTGGCATCGCGGGCAGAGCCTGTCGATCCACGGCTGCATCTACGGCATCAAGGATGGCCGCTGGAAGAGCCTGAACACCACGATCAGCGGTTTCGAGCAATTGCCGCCGCAATACCGCTTGCGCCCGGTCGGCGCGCCTTGA